One stretch of Carassius gibelio isolate Cgi1373 ecotype wild population from Czech Republic chromosome B1, carGib1.2-hapl.c, whole genome shotgun sequence DNA includes these proteins:
- the mylz3 gene encoding myosin, light polypeptide 3, skeletal muscle — protein sequence MAGEFSADQIEDFKEAFGLFDRVGDNKVAYNQVADIMRALGQNPTNKDVKKILGDPSADDMANKRIDFDAFLPMLKTVDAVQKGTYDDYVEGLRVFDKEGNGTVMGAELRIVLSTLGEKMTEPEIDSLMQGQEDENGSVHYEDFVKHIMSV from the exons ATG GCTGGAGAATTCTCTGCTGACCAGATTGAGG ACTTCAAAGAGGCCTTTGGTCTCTTCGACAGAGTTGGTGACAACAAGGTTGCCTACAACCAGGTTGCTGACATCATGCGTGCCCTGGGACAGAACCCCACCAACAAAGACGTGAAGAAAATCCTGGGTGACCCATCTGCTGACG ATATGGCCAACAAAAGAATTGACTTTGATGCTTTCCTGCCAATGCTGAAGACCGTTGACGCCGTCCAGAAGGGTACCTATGATGACTACGTTGAGGGTCTGCGCGTCTTCGACAAAGAGGGCAACGGCACAGTGATGGGCGCTGAGCTGCGCATTGTGCTCTCAACACTGG GTGAGAAGATGACCGAGCCCGAGATCGACTCTCTCATGCAGGGACAGGAGGACGAGAACGGCAGTGTCCACTATGAGG ATTTCGTCAAGCACATCATGTCCGTGTAA
- the LOC127948863 gene encoding PEST proteolytic signal-containing nuclear protein-like isoform X1, giving the protein MASAKCCSEGPSQQGGPPGIPRLSAGPEEKGGSVKTKTVSSSTASGDSLRKRSADEIGLEDESKSKPAPSKISKLGFSMTAKKPTPISIKLGASKPKEPTPALPAKKAGLASVFNEDDDSEPEEMPPEAKMRMKNIGRETPTSAGPNSFNKGKQGFSDCQKLWERKFKTQPDQ; this is encoded by the exons ATGGCGAGTGCGAAGTGCTGCAGCGAAGGCCCTTCACAACAAGGAG GTCCTCCTGGCATCCCTCGTCTTTCAG CAGGACCGGAAGAGAAGGGAGGCAGTGTGAAAACTAAGACTGTCTCTTCCAGCACGGCATCAGGAGACAGTCTGCGAAAGCGGTCTGCTGATGAGATCGGCCTCGAAGATGAGTCTAAAAGCAAGCCAGCACCATCTAAAATATCTAAACTGGGGTTTAGCATGACTGCGAAGAAGCCTACACCAATCTCTATCAAGCTGGGAGCAAGT aaaccTAAAGAACCCACACCTGCCTTACCTGCCAAGAAAGCTGGACTTGCATCAGTTTttaatgaggatgatgat AGCGAGCCTGAAGAAATGCCACCTGAGGCAAAGATGAGAATGAAGAATATTGGCAG AGAAACGCCCACATCTGCTGGACCCAATTCCTTTAACAAAGGAAAGCAGGGATTCTCAGACTGTCAGAAACTCTGGGAGAGGAAGTTTAAAACCCAGCCAGATCAATAG
- the LOC127948863 gene encoding PEST proteolytic signal-containing nuclear protein-like isoform X3 — translation MASAKCCSEGPSQQGAGPEEKGGSVKTKTVSSSTASGDSLRKRSADEIGLEDESKSKPAPSKISKLGFSMTAKKPTPISIKLGASKPKEPTPALPAKKAGLASVFNEDDDSEPEEMPPEAKMRMKNIGRETPTSAGPNSFNKGKQGFSDCQKLWERKFKTQPDQ, via the exons ATGGCGAGTGCGAAGTGCTGCAGCGAAGGCCCTTCACAACAAGGAG CAGGACCGGAAGAGAAGGGAGGCAGTGTGAAAACTAAGACTGTCTCTTCCAGCACGGCATCAGGAGACAGTCTGCGAAAGCGGTCTGCTGATGAGATCGGCCTCGAAGATGAGTCTAAAAGCAAGCCAGCACCATCTAAAATATCTAAACTGGGGTTTAGCATGACTGCGAAGAAGCCTACACCAATCTCTATCAAGCTGGGAGCAAGT aaaccTAAAGAACCCACACCTGCCTTACCTGCCAAGAAAGCTGGACTTGCATCAGTTTttaatgaggatgatgat AGCGAGCCTGAAGAAATGCCACCTGAGGCAAAGATGAGAATGAAGAATATTGGCAG AGAAACGCCCACATCTGCTGGACCCAATTCCTTTAACAAAGGAAAGCAGGGATTCTCAGACTGTCAGAAACTCTGGGAGAGGAAGTTTAAAACCCAGCCAGATCAATAG
- the LOC127948863 gene encoding PEST proteolytic signal-containing nuclear protein-like isoform X4: protein MASAKCCSEGPSQQGGPEEKGGSVKTKTVSSSTASGDSLRKRSADEIGLEDESKSKPAPSKISKLGFSMTAKKPTPISIKLGASKPKEPTPALPAKKAGLASVFNEDDDSEPEEMPPEAKMRMKNIGRETPTSAGPNSFNKGKQGFSDCQKLWERKFKTQPDQ from the exons ATGGCGAGTGCGAAGTGCTGCAGCGAAGGCCCTTCACAACAAGGAG GACCGGAAGAGAAGGGAGGCAGTGTGAAAACTAAGACTGTCTCTTCCAGCACGGCATCAGGAGACAGTCTGCGAAAGCGGTCTGCTGATGAGATCGGCCTCGAAGATGAGTCTAAAAGCAAGCCAGCACCATCTAAAATATCTAAACTGGGGTTTAGCATGACTGCGAAGAAGCCTACACCAATCTCTATCAAGCTGGGAGCAAGT aaaccTAAAGAACCCACACCTGCCTTACCTGCCAAGAAAGCTGGACTTGCATCAGTTTttaatgaggatgatgat AGCGAGCCTGAAGAAATGCCACCTGAGGCAAAGATGAGAATGAAGAATATTGGCAG AGAAACGCCCACATCTGCTGGACCCAATTCCTTTAACAAAGGAAAGCAGGGATTCTCAGACTGTCAGAAACTCTGGGAGAGGAAGTTTAAAACCCAGCCAGATCAATAG
- the LOC127948863 gene encoding PEST proteolytic signal-containing nuclear protein-like isoform X2, producing MASAKCCSEGPSQQGGPPGIPRLSGPEEKGGSVKTKTVSSSTASGDSLRKRSADEIGLEDESKSKPAPSKISKLGFSMTAKKPTPISIKLGASKPKEPTPALPAKKAGLASVFNEDDDSEPEEMPPEAKMRMKNIGRETPTSAGPNSFNKGKQGFSDCQKLWERKFKTQPDQ from the exons ATGGCGAGTGCGAAGTGCTGCAGCGAAGGCCCTTCACAACAAGGAG GTCCTCCTGGCATCCCTCGTCTTTCAG GACCGGAAGAGAAGGGAGGCAGTGTGAAAACTAAGACTGTCTCTTCCAGCACGGCATCAGGAGACAGTCTGCGAAAGCGGTCTGCTGATGAGATCGGCCTCGAAGATGAGTCTAAAAGCAAGCCAGCACCATCTAAAATATCTAAACTGGGGTTTAGCATGACTGCGAAGAAGCCTACACCAATCTCTATCAAGCTGGGAGCAAGT aaaccTAAAGAACCCACACCTGCCTTACCTGCCAAGAAAGCTGGACTTGCATCAGTTTttaatgaggatgatgat AGCGAGCCTGAAGAAATGCCACCTGAGGCAAAGATGAGAATGAAGAATATTGGCAG AGAAACGCCCACATCTGCTGGACCCAATTCCTTTAACAAAGGAAAGCAGGGATTCTCAGACTGTCAGAAACTCTGGGAGAGGAAGTTTAAAACCCAGCCAGATCAATAG
- the LOC127948862 gene encoding interferon-induced GTP-binding protein MxA, with translation MEKMSYTFSQQYEEKIRPCIDTIDSLRSLGVEKDLALPAIAVIGDQSSGKSSVLEALSGVALPRGSGIVTRCPLELKMIRTKDEDKWHGRISYNETEEDIYDPAEVEKKICEAQDKMAGKGVGISDELISLQITSASVPDLTLIDLPGIARVAVKGQPENIGDQIKRLIKKFVTKQETINLVVVPCNVDIATTEALQMAQKEDPEGERTLGILTKPDLVDKGTEQTVVDIVHNEVIHLTKGYMIVRCRGQKEIIDQVTLHEATATEDAFFKDHPHFSKLHDEGFATIPKLAEKLTIELVHHIQKSLPRLEEQIETKLAETQKELEAYGTGPPSDPAERLSFLIDKVTAFTHDMFNLTTGEEVKCASDLLVFPELRNEFAEWNIFLYHSGVSFSRKIEKEVDNYEAKYRGRELPGFINYKTFEGLVREQIKLLEKPALKTLKTVSDVVKRKFIQLAQYSFIGFPNLLKIAKTQIEAIKQDKECLAESMLKTQFKMELIVYSQDGTYSQSLKHAKDKQEEEENFKLQSKPKKSIVSVDIGTDNHATLREMQLHLESYYMIASKRLADQIPMVIRYLLLQEAALELQRNMLQLLHDKDGIDNLLKEDFDIGQKRENLLKRQKRLMKARSLLVTF, from the exons ATGGAGAAAATGAGCTACACGTTCAGTCAGCAATATGAGGAAAAAATCCGTCCTTGCATCGACACCATCGACAGTTTACGGTCTCTGGGAGTCGAGAAGGACTTGGCGCTGCCTGCCATCGCCGTCATTGGAGACCAGAGCTCAGGAAAGAGTTCAGTTCTCGAGGCGCTGTCTGGAGTAGCGTTACCCAGGGGTAGTG GAATTGTTACAAGATGCCCTCTTGAACTCAAGATGATAAGAACTAAAGATGAAGATAAGTGGCATGGAAGAATCAGCTACAATGAAACAGAGGAAGATATTTATGACCCAGCAGAAGTGGAGAAAAAGATTTGTGAAG CCCAGGATAAGATGGCTGGAAAAGGTGTTGGTATTAGTGATGAACTTATCAGTCTGCAGATCACCTCTGCCAGTGTTCCTGACCTCACTCTCATTGACCTCCCTGGTATCGCACGGGTGGCAGTCAAGGGGCAGCCTGAGAATATTGGAGATCag ATAAAGAGATTGATCAAGAAGTTTGTTACAAAGCAAGAAACGATTAACCTGGTTGTGGTGCCATGCAACGTTGACATTGCAACCACAGAAGCATTACAGATGGCTCAGAAGGAGGATCCTGAGGGTGAAAGAACATTAG GGATCTTAACAAAGCCGGATCTGGTGGATAAGGGCACTGAACAGACAGTTGTAGACATTGTGCACAATGAGGTCATTCATCTTACTAAAGGCTACATGATTGTAAGGTGCAGAGGACAAAAAGAGATTATAGATCAAGTCACTCTCCATGAGGCCACAGCAACAGAAGATGCCTTCTTCAAAGATCATCCTCATTTTAG CAAACTTCATGACGAAGGTTTTGCCACTATTCCAAAGTTGGCTGAGAAACTAACAATTGAGTTGGTGCATCACATTCAG AAATCCCTGCCTCGTTTAGAAGAACAAATCGAGACAAAACTGGCTGAAACACAGAAGGAACTGGAGGCATATGGCACTGGACCCCCATCAGACCCTGCAGAAAGACTGAGCTTTCTCATTGAT AAAGTTACAGCTTTCACTCATGATATGTTCAACCTGACCACTGGGGAGGAAGTTAAATGTGCTTCAGATCTACTGGTTTTCCCAGAACTTCGGAACGAATTTGCAGAATGGAATATCTTCTTGTATCATTCAGGAGTTTCCT TCAGCAGGAAGATTGAGAAAGAAGTGGATAACTATGAAGCCAAGTATCGTGGAAGAGAGCTTCCGGGATTCATCAATTACAAGACTTTTGAGGGGCTTGTTAGGGAACAGATCAAGCTGTTGGAGAAACCTGCATtgaagacactgaagactgtctCTG ATGTGGTTAAAAGGAAGTTCATCCAGCTGGCCCAGTACAGTTTCATTGGGTTCCCTAATCTTCTGAAAATAGCAAAG ACTCAGATCGAAGCCATCAAGCAGGATAAAGAATGCCTGGCAGAATCCATGCTGAAGACCCAATTCAAGATGGAGCTCATTGTTTACAGTCAAGATGGCACATACAGCCAGAGCCTGAAACATGCAAAGGACAagcaggaagaggaagaaaaTTTCAAGCTTCAATCTAAACCGAAAAAGAGTATTGTGAGTGTAGACATTGGCACAGATAATCATGCCACTTTGCGTGAGATGCAGTTGCATCTTGAGTCCTATTACATG ATTGCAAGCAAGCGTCTAGCTGACCAGATCCCAATGGTGATCCGCTATCTGCTGCTCCAGGAAGCAGCTTTGGAGCTGCAAAGGAACATGCTGCAGTTACTGCATGATAAAGATGGCATAGACAACCTGCTTAAAGAAGACTTTGATATTGGCCAAAAGCGGGAGAACTTACTGAAACGGCAGAAACGGCTGATGAAGGCACGCAGCCTTTTGGTTACCTTTTAG